A region of the Penicillium psychrofluorescens genome assembly, chromosome: 6 genome:
ACTAACTGAACTATTGATCCATccacgatgatgacggcCCACGCGGGACTACACTTTCCCTCGGTTGTGCTATGAATGTGGCTTTGCGCACTGTCCATGAGGCTCCTCCGGTGGTGGTCTAGTGTCGTAGTTAGTTTAGATACATCACTTCTGTAGTCATGGTCGCACAGAATAAACCATAATTCCGATCAATTGAATAATTGCTGTACCCAGTATTGCTGTACGGCCAACTTGGCGAATATCCGGGTGTAGTGGAAAGTGTCATACAATAATGGCGTGCGGTCGCACAACAACCCGAGGACCAGCAGATGGAAATTGGGTTTTTTGATATGAACAAATAGACTTGCTACCCTTTCTCGTTGTATATTTACTCCGTGGCTTGGTCGTGATTCAAAATAACCAGATGCGACAAGAagcatgttctccttcagagatatatatccatAGCTTCAAGTATACAGCATGTATATGTACAGCCTATATCCTTCGCCGATAGTGATCTTACAACACCCAATGGCACTCCCACACGGCCCTAGACAGACTATATCCGAGTCACTCTACCATCCCCCGTACAATCGAACCAATGGCACTTTTgtctcctcctccccccgaCATCCTTATCGGCTTATCAGATCCACGCTAGCACGGATCCAGTCACCGCCTCGAGAATTTTCCTGACGCCGAAAAGAAAGTAGCCAGCAACCTTCTCATTGTTGAAGACAAACTCATAATGGCTCCCTTGTCCAAGAAGCGGCGTCTCGAACTCGGCAACGTCGACACAAAGTTGGTCGAGATCTACGAGGACCTCGCCAGCGAAAAAGATGAGATCCGCCTCAAAGCCGCCCAGGGCCTCGTGTCGCAGTTCACCCCCGACAAGAACCCGGCCGACGACCAGATCCAGAAAGTGCTGCAGCGCCTCTTCCGCGGTCTCTGCAGTAGTCGCAAAGCAGCGCGCATTGGCTTCTCGATCGCCTTGACCGAGGTCCTGACGCAGATTTTCTCATCCACCAGAGATGCCGCGCAGTTTGGTCTATCAGATGCGCTGAAGATGTGGGAGGTGCAGTCGAATGCCACGGGCGGCGAGTCCGGACAGGTTTGGGCTGACCCGTAACTCAATGGCGGAACTGGTACTGACTGCGTTCCCCAATAGGAGCAACGCGACCACCATTTCGGCCGTCTCTTCGGCGCAGAAGCCATCATCAAATCCGCCGTTCTCTTCCAGCCTTCCGTGCCTTTTACCGAATGGACCAAGgtcctcgacctcgtcttTGATCTCGCACAGAAAAAACCTTGGATCCGCGAAGAATGCGGCTGGATTATCTACCGGTGTGTCTACGATCTGTCGGCGCGCCAGGTGGATGGCAAGTTTGTGGATGCTGCGCTGGAGCGTCTGTGCTCGCACGATCTAGCTCGGTCACCGGAGGGAATTGCCATCTGGCTGGCGACGAAGGACATGTTTCCCAATGCCAATTTCCCCGGCAAGGTCTGGAAACATGATGATCCATTGGATACGAAGGAGCGGAACAATCTCTCCAAAATCATGAAAGAGTCTTCTAGCGGAGAGTCTGAGGGCGACAGCAAAGCGAATAACGCCAAGTCCTCGGGCGTATGGAATTCCAAGCTTCATTTTGCCTGGGATGCGGTCTTGTCGCGGGCTAGTGatacctcttcttccaagtCGAAGCATTCCAAGTCTTCCCGTCTGAGTTTCGTTGAATTCTGGACCGAAGCTGTTGACAGTGAGTATTCCCCCGTGTTTTGGTGATTTTCTCAAAACTAAACCTTCCATAGATGGGTTATTTGCTTCCGCTTCGTCAGATGAGCGCAAGTACTGgggcttccttctcctcgtcagAGTGCTCAACGACGGTACACCGCAGCAGGCCTCCCATGTGTTCACCAAAAATCTCGTACGCTGCCTGATGAACCAGCTTGCCGTCGAGGACCGGTACTTGAATCGCATGGCGGTCAAGGCCTCGAAAGCAATCCAGGGCCGTGTGTCGAAAGAGCCCGGGTTCGCTGCCGCAGCTGTGCATGGCCTGATGGGAACGGGCGGAGCGATCAACTTCGACCAGgccaccaagaccaagaccaTTGAAAAGACCGTGGCGGAAGCAAGCCAAACTGCCTTGCAGGAGATTGTCCCCCTGTTCGAGCAACTCATCCAGCGACCAGGCACAACCGACGATAAAACCGCCGCGTCCCATCGCCAGGTCCTAGCTGGcctgcttcttgccattgTGCGATCAAAGGCTTCCTCCGAGGATGACTACCAGGGAACCATGGAGCAGATCCTGTCCATCTTCGTGCGATTCGGCTACTTCCTAGATAGCGGCGAAGGGAAAGCCACCCCGGAGCCTGCGCTTGCTCAGTCGACGCAGGAACTCTTTCGTAACCGCATCAATTCCTGCCTGAACAGTCTGATCGTCACACGGAAATACGCCGCAACTCTGCCATATGCCGTGGTGCGCCAGATCCGCGAGGCGGTCAAATCCGGGGAACACGGCAAATTCACCATCGTCATGGACGACAAACTACAGGAGTCCGTGAAGACATCATtcaaggcattgaagaaaCTCTCgagcaaagagaagaaaggagagaccTCTGGCACCGCAGCATTCAAGCTTCTATACTCCATGACCATTCTCCAGGTCTACAGTGGCGACGCGGATGCCGTCTCCATGCTGGATGAGTTGGAGTTCTGCTACACCAAGTTCATGGGCGACAGCGATACAAAGAAGGGGGATACGTCTGACGCCTCCGATGCGCTGGTTGAAATCCTGTTGAGCTTTGCGTCGAAGCAGTCGCAGCTCTTCCGTCGTATGAGCGAGCAGGTATTCAGCGCTTTTGCGGACCAGGTCACTGAGAATGGACTGGAGTCGTTGATCTCGGTATGTTTCCTGGAATTTACATGACTGTCTATAGACTAACATTCCCTCTAGATTCTGGAAGCCAAGGAGAGCCTGGCAGGTCAACAGGAGATGTTCGAGGAACAGGacgaggacggcgaggaagaagatggaagtgacgacgacgacgatgacgacgacgtGGAGATGGTCAATGCCGAGGAAGTCGACAGCGACGTCGAGGTCGTCGATGCAGACGGCGCATCCGATGCCTCGGCTtcagacgaagaggaagaagaggaagaagacgaagaagacgcccAGGAAGTCCTAGATTTCGAAGCCAAACTCGCCGCTGCGCTGGGCACCCACCGTGCCGACGAAGACCTCCAAGCCGCCGAGTCCGACTCAGATGCGGACATGaacgacgacgagatggaggagctAGACGCGCAGCTAGTCAAAGTATTCCGCGCGCGCCGCGAGGTAACGTCTCAACACAAGGACAAAAAGGACGCGCGTGAGAACATGGTCAACTTCAAAAACCGCGTCCTGGACCTGGTAGAgatcttcatcaagaagTGCCACTCCCGTCTACTAGCGCTGGATCTCCTACTCCCACTCCTCCGTCTCGCGCGCCGGTCATCCGTCAAGCAGATCGCCAACAAGGCCACCTCCGTGCTGCGCGAGTACACCCGTCTCTGCAAGGGCACCGCCGTCCCGAAGATCGAGgacgccgaagaagaacaaaatGTCTGGGAGCTGTTGCGCGCTGTGCACAAGGAGGCGGCGCACAGTGCCCCGCCGGCGCATGCGAGTGCCTGTAGCCAGGCGAGTCTACTCGTGGTCAAGGCTCTTGTTGCGCATGATAAGGCGGCTATTGGTGGCGTGGTGGATGCGTATGCGGAGACGAGGAAGGCCCAGCTGTGCAGCACCAAGTGCCATGTTCAGCCGGCGTTTTTCTCGGAGTGGAATAATTGGTGTGTGTCGGCGAGTAAGCAGTTGAAGAACTGAGTGTGGGTGGCGGGTTCCGAGGTTGTTTATCTATACAGATATTATCGAAGAGTGCGGATAGGTATTCACTTAGATGGGATATCATATCAAAATTAGTTACCTCGTTGGCTATATACATCATATAAATTTTCATCATCTGTCGACTGCTGTTGGGGCAAGAAAGAACAAACCAGTGAGAAGCAAAGCAAAACATACTTCTTCCGAGGGAATATAAATAAACATAAAGGAAGATAGGCTCCCACCCACCAGTGGACCATCCGTCAAAAGCCAGTGATATACCGATGCTCCGTcgtctcctccagcacctccaaCCGCATGCCCACCTCGACAACGCCCTCATTGCGCGGTGCGCTCAGCATCCCGAAGCACGGTTTATATTTGATGCCCTCGTCGACGCGCCGGTACGAGACCAGCGTATCCCACGGCTGTTTCTTGTGCTTGACTGCAGTGTCGGGGTCGACGTTGGGCACCTGGCATCTTGCGCAGCGCGCCACGATATCAAGATCGAGAGGCGCAGAAACCgcagacccagaaccagaCTCAGACTTCTCGGGATTACGGCTGTGGATACGCACCGACTTCCATGAATCCTCACTCCAAGGCGTTCCGCCGCGAACGACGATATTGGGCCGGAATCGTTCCACTGTGATGGGATCGATTCCCACTCGGCCCAGACGGGTGTTTAGTTCCGTCATTGATGACTCCGACGCTATGAGGATGGGATGCACGTCTGGGAAGTTGGTCGTCTGCACTCGGCCCAGGATGCGCGGGTTTCCGTTCCCCTTCAGCACACGCGGCGTGGGGCCTTTATAGGCGAGAGCGACCGGCTTCCCCAGAAACTCAGAGAATGCGGCGTTCACTTCCTCGCCGTAGATATACCCGTCCGTGTCCGTGTCCCAGATCTTGACCGGCGCCGGCGTCGTGTTTGCGGCGAGCCATTCCTGAGACGGGTGTGCTGGGATGCGGACCGTGTGCGGCAGACCCCTGTCACTTCCCTCAATTGATTTCCTCGGAATGGTAACTACCAATTCCAGTCCATCGTCACTTAATCCCGTCCCGATACGAGTCATATCCGGGATTTGGCGGATGGTCAGGAACTCGCCCGACGACGCATCAACCAGCATCCAGCGTCTATCAAGATCCAAGCCGTGTTGCCGGAGAGTGGTGGCTTGCACTTGGAAGCCGCGGCAGGATTTGATTGGGTACATGCGCAACGAGACGATCTCGCTGGATTGCGTGGGGCGGCGCCGTCGCAACAGTGACAACAGTCCTGTGTTGGACTGGGCGTTGCGGATCCATCCTTTGAAACGGATGGTATAGAGTAGTGGGGTTAGCAGGATGATACCCACGACGAGTGCGGTGAGGGTTAGATGCTGGTCTAGCATGACGGCTGTGTTTTATTGATGGTGACGCATGTACTTGCTCAGTTCGATTGGTAACTAGTCATTCTGCCAGGCGGTGACGCCTTGATCTTCGGAGTATACAGTTGGCTGAATCCAGGATGAAAATATAGAAATCAACAGTTAATTCAGGGACGTAGATATATATGGTAAATCTGGTTTAACACCGGGTGCAAAtgccaacaacaacaagccCACTCCAGAAACATGCCCACTGCCGCCGGTCTGTAGTATGAAATATAAATAGCTAACTTTCACCATTATGCATCACTCTTCTCATCAATCCAGCAcctcaccatggccttcacCAAAGCAAGGGCAATGGTCCTTCCGCGCTCAACATCCGCATCCTCACTCGCACTCGGAACGTGCAGGAAAAGCACATTCCGGGCGCGGCCCTCCTGCAGCGCCAGCGACATACTCGTATAGAAGATGAAATCGCAGAGATACCGCCCCGCATCCTTCGAAATGCGCAGATCCAGCGTCGCAGGCGCAAACAGTTTCCAGGTATCCAGGAAATGCTCGTCGGGCGGATACGGCAGAACACTGGAGGCACCGGACGACGAATCAGATGCAGGAGGAAGACCTGGTTTCAGAATCTCCGGCAAccccatctccttccaccgctTCTCACCGTCTTCGTAGCCCGTGCAGCCGTCAATATCGGTCATGACGTACTCATCGCGGTGGGCGAGTGACTCCACTGAGTAATACGGTCTTGGGGAGGCGATGCCGATGTGGATAATCAGATCGGGTCGCCGGCCGCCGTGTGCAGCGGAGTAGTCGCTTAGAATCTGCGGGAGGAGTTCTCTCACGGTGCTGTAGGAGACTGGGATGGCGGTTGGGTACACATGCAGTGAAACGCGGCGGGATGCCGAGTCGCCCTTGGGTGAGGGGAAGCTGAAAGATGAGGGGAGCGAAGAGGCGATTAGATAAGAAGCATTAACGTTGTTTGTTTTGAAGGGCTGTTTGTTGGTCTGTTAGGATCCCGGGAAAAGAGGTAGAGGAGAGAGAACTAACCCCAAAGCCGGTGATGAGCACGGAGATCTCGTGCTCATCGGTGGAGGGTTGGGGCGGAATGCCGGCAGTGATGGGTCGTGTGGACACCGAGGGACCGTAGTCGCCCATGATTAGATTTGTCAGTTGGATAGAAGGAGAGCACGAAGTATAGAGTAACCAAGCCAGTCGtacagggaagaagaaaagagaccAAAAGATCCGATGAGATAAGTCACGCGGGGGGCACCCGCATGCGGGGGCTTGGCACTGGGTGTGTTATATATAGGTGTCCGCCGTTGAGTGCAATATAGAGGCCTATACTTTACCCAGCTATGCTCAGACTCCCCTCCAAAAAGTAGAAAGCACACCAATGAAAAGATTATTAAGATGTTCTTCCTTTCTATCTCAGCTCTTGTTTCCCCTGCCCCATAGGGAGCTGTTCAATGTCGGGCCCATTTCCCAAATCACGAAGTCTGCTCCCTGGGACTCCTCTCCATGGATCATTCAACGTCGTTTGGCCCACCTTCGACCGCCAAAATTCCCATTAGGACATTCAAACTTGACAAACTCAGTCTCATTGGCATCAAAAAATACCCCAAAGCCGTTAGAGTAACATGATATCCCTCCAAATTGATCGCGACCGGATCCTCGAAGGCCTCGTGGAGATGACCCATGTATTCGAGTTATATCGAGGTATAGTGTTGACTTGTTGCGGTTGGCCCATAAGAGTGGACAAATTCCAGTCAGTTAGAGTCAGATTCCATTAGTCTTCTCTCGATCGTTGGTGTCACATCTTTTGACGCATCCGGCATGGCGCCCAGTTCTTTATACATGACATGCTTGGTCAAGCGCTACAGAATCTCGCGACCGTGTGTAGACAATCGAGACTGATTTTTCAACTTGGCCTAACAACCCATTAGTCGCTGCATACCAATTTCATTTCATGAATTGCGGatgtcatcgtcatcgtcgcctCTAAGAAGGTTGTCTAGACGATTTGTTGAGCCTCCGCTCTACGCCAAAGGCGGATGGTAGGAACCAAGAACATAAACCTGTAATGAGGTTGCCGGTATGGACAGTGGCAACGATTCGCACGCTGATTCGCATGCTTCTCTTTCCGACTCGATATTTGGCCCCCAATTGTCAGCCCGTGCTGGCTCAATGGATATGCTTTGCCTACTTTGGGCAGGAGACGGGACGCCCTAAACTTTCTTCCCCTACTTTCTCTTTGTtcctcatcaacaatggCCACTGAAAAACTCTAGTACTGATTTCGTAGTAGAGTAGGTAACTGAGATAGAGGAGAGTCTCTACTTAAAATAAGGCTTCGGAGTGGCGCCCACTAACTAATTATAGTAATTAGTCACAACGTATTAGTTATGGATCCTTCAACTTGCTTAACgacaacaataataataaccAAGTCTTGACTAGTTCGCTAGTCGCAAAAGAGTATCATGGGTGGTCTGACCAAAGGCACCGCCCTCATAGGCGGGTAGAGGTTGCACTCTGATCCGAGTGGATTCAGCACTTCCATCTTGAACTGCCCCTTCAGGCAAGGATCCCCCATCTCCTTCAATACGCCCGGAGCCAACTCATCCCGGAATCACTGATACGTCGTGTAAGACCCGGCATGCCACATCCGAATCGCTCTAGTGGCCCCATACCCCCCCTTTCGAGGTATGGCCTGGTTTTAGATTATTATATTGATTGATGCGTGTCGTCTCGcatactttttttttcttctctcttgttCCTCTCACAACACATATAGTCATAATTACCACACCATGGCTATCCTCGCCCAAGTCCTCGACAGCCCTTATTTCATCCAGGGCGTCGTTGTCGCCCTGCTCGCAGTCCTGGTGACGAGCTTCTGGGATGATTTGAGCGATGAGATCCCTTACCGCCGCGTCCCCTTGGTCGGCAAGAATTGGTGGTCGGACTTGACGAAcaaaaaggccaaggcgcgTTTCTCGCAGAGCGCCCGCGCGCTGATCGCCGAGGGTTTCTCGCGGGTATGATCCCGGACGGCAAAAACATAGGAGAGGGACGCTGACACTGGCTAGGGCCGAAATGCTTTCCAGATTATGGGCGCAACGCGGCCGATGATTGTTCTGCACCCGCGCTACatggacgagatcaagaGCCATCCAAATCTGGACTTTGAGGGCGCTAACCGCA
Encoded here:
- a CDS encoding uncharacterized protein (ID:PFLUO_009272-T1.cds;~source:funannotate), producing the protein MAPLSKKRRLELGNVDTKLVEIYEDLASEKDEIRLKAAQGLVSQFTPDKNPADDQIQKVLQRLFRGLCSSRKAARIGFSIALTEVLTQIFSSTRDAAQFGLSDALKMWEVQSNATGGESGQEQRDHHFGRLFGAEAIIKSAVLFQPSVPFTEWTKVLDLVFDLAQKKPWIREECGWIIYRCVYDLSARQVDGKFVDAALERLCSHDLARSPEGIAIWLATKDMFPNANFPGKVWKHDDPLDTKERNNLSKIMKESSSGESEGDSKANNAKSSGVWNSKLHFAWDAVLSRASDTSSSKSKHSKSSRLSFVEFWTEAVDNGLFASASSDERKYWGFLLLVRVLNDGTPQQASHVFTKNLVRCLMNQLAVEDRYLNRMAVKASKAIQGRVSKEPGFAAAAVHGLMGTGGAINFDQATKTKTIEKTVAEASQTALQEIVPLFEQLIQRPGTTDDKTAASHRQVLAGLLLAIVRSKASSEDDYQGTMEQILSIFVRFGYFLDSGEGKATPEPALAQSTQELFRNRINSCLNSLIVTRKYAATLPYAVVRQIREAVKSGEHGKFTIVMDDKLQESVKTSFKALKKLSSKEKKGETSGTAAFKLLYSMTILQVYSGDADAVSMLDELEFCYTKFMGDSDTKKGDTSDASDALVEILLSFASKQSQLFRRMSEQVFSAFADQVTENGLESLISILEAKESLAGQQEMFEEQDEDGEEEDGSDDDDDDDDVEMVNAEEVDSDVEVVDADGASDASASDEEEEEEEDEEDAQEVLDFEAKLAAALGTHRADEDLQAAESDSDADMNDDEMEELDAQLVKVFRARREVTSQHKDKKDARENMVNFKNRVLDLVEIFIKKCHSRLLALDLLLPLLRLARRSSVKQIANKATSVLREYTRLCKGTAVPKIEDAEEEQNVWELLRAVHKEAAHSAPPAHASACSQASLLVVKALVAHDKAAIGGVVDAYAETRKAQLCSTKCHVQPAFFSEWNNWCVSASKQLKN
- a CDS encoding uncharacterized protein (ID:PFLUO_009274-T1.cds;~source:funannotate), giving the protein MGDYGPSVSTRPITAGIPPQPSTDEHEISVLITGFGPFKTNNVNASYLIASSLPSSFSFPSPKGDSASRRVSLHVYPTAIPVSYSTVRELLPQILSDYSAAHGGRRPDLIIHIGIASPRPYYSVESLAHRDEYVMTDIDGCTGYEDGEKRWKEMGLPEILKPGLPPASDSSSGASSVLPYPPDEHFLDTWKLFAPATLDLRISKDAGRYLCDFIFYTSMSLALQEGRARNVLFLHVPSASEDADVERGRTIALALVKAMVRCWIDEKSDA
- a CDS encoding uncharacterized protein (ID:PFLUO_009273-T1.cds;~source:funannotate); this encodes MLDQHLTLTALVVGIILLTPLLYTIRFKGWIRNAQSNTGLLSLLRRRRPTQSSEIVSLRMYPIKSCRGFQVQATTLRQHGLDLDRRWMLVDASSGEFLTIRQIPDMTRIGTGLSDDGLELVVTIPRKSIEGSDRGLPHTVRIPAHPSQEWLAANTTPAPVKIWDTDTDGYIYGEEVNAAFSEFLGKPVALAYKGPTPRVLKGNGNPRILGRVQTTNFPDVHPILIASESSMTELNTRLGRVGIDPITVERFRPNIVVRGGTPWSEDSWKSVRIHSRNPEKSESGSGSAVSAPLDLDIVARCARCQVPNVDPDTAVKHKKQPWDTLVSYRRVDEGIKYKPCFGMLSAPRNEGVVEVGMRLEVLEETTEHRYITGF